The Corynebacterium minutissimum genome includes the window AGTTTCTTCGTGGCGCGATTGGCAGGTGAATCGCCAGGAAGGCGTACGGCTACATCTGCGAGGTAGCGCACGAGAATGCCCTTGAACAGGCCGCCATCGCCGTCTCCGGTTTTCCAGTCGATGACACCCGTATGGGTAGCCATGCCTGTGGCCACAGCTTGGACAAGACTGCGAATGCGGGTGGTGTAATCCATCATGTCTTTGGCCAAGTCAGCCTCGTAAATGGTGTCGATGGTTTCCAAGGAAGTCAGTCCTGACTTCTTGCGGAGGGCAAGGACAATCTCCAGGCAAGCACCGAGGACAACGCCTTGGCAGTAGGGGTGGATGGCGCGAACAACTTCGCGGCCGTCCATGCGCATGCGGATGCCGTCCATAACGAATCCGTCATCGTCGATGAGGTGGTCGTAGATCCAGTCCACGATGTGGCGGGCTTCGTCTAGACGCCCCATGCGGGCAAGCATGATGGCCCCGGGGCCGTTGGACGGCACGTTGAGGAAGGTCTCGCCTTCGCGCCACGGCAGCACTCCCACCTGGGAGTCGATACCGGCGCGAATGTTGCCCTGCAGGACGCTGAGTTTCTTGTACGGGCGCAACTTCTTCAGCTCCCCGGCGCGGGCCATGGCGAGGGCCATCCAAGCTTTGTCGTCGTAGTAACGGTTCTTGGTCAGCGCGCGCAGGTTGCGCACGTGGATGCCACGCATGGTGTTGGCAAT containing:
- a CDS encoding glycoside hydrolase family 76 protein, which translates into the protein MKEKWAHRADLAETAINERHASAVWGLPRTNLAVVSWPPTTKESLFVHWHYWWQAHYLDCQVDAALRKNTKVRRTLIANTMRGIHVRNLRALTKNRYYDDKAWMALAMARAGELKKLRPYKKLSVLQGNIRAGIDSQVGVLPWREGETFLNVPSNGPGAIMLARMGRLDEARHIVDWIYDHLIDDDGFVMDGIRMRMDGREVVRAIHPYCQGVVLGACLEIVLALRKKSGLTSLETIDTIYEADLAKDMMDYTTRIRSLVQAVATGMATHTGVIDWKTGDGDGGLFKGILVRYLADVAVRLPGDSPANRATKKLAARLVISSAESVWEHRLEVDGLPIFGSDWTADAKLPHNYGFGPSSLGQKVGIIRVAERDLSVQLSGWMLLEACARIWKYKSESKKVQNS